One part of the Tunicatimonas pelagia genome encodes these proteins:
- a CDS encoding LytR/AlgR family response regulator transcription factor, with translation MRKWLNNRFFFHLVALLVLFVVHLLTDYGHMQQRIGVNKYSPYFFLLLLYGWIVFHNIVLFDGLYLKGKKRAYFRWAALAMVAFSVNMFFILHYVFQLENALPNILNFWIYTLLGLGVYMTYRYLKEQPPRSTELREVEMKLTETEYFSFAAEGQAYQLPLENIMYLESLENYVKIHTQEKTYLARLPLKEAEQRLPSPLFIRVSRSHILNTSHIHTRNPDFLKIGEQQFKIGKVYKKYVEDQLAL, from the coding sequence ATGCGTAAGTGGCTTAACAATCGGTTCTTCTTCCATCTAGTAGCTTTATTGGTTCTCTTTGTGGTTCATTTGCTTACTGACTACGGACACATGCAGCAGAGAATTGGGGTTAATAAGTACTCTCCCTATTTCTTTCTGCTGTTGCTCTACGGCTGGATTGTTTTCCACAATATTGTACTATTTGATGGCCTGTATCTGAAGGGGAAGAAACGGGCTTACTTTCGCTGGGCAGCTTTGGCCATGGTTGCTTTTTCAGTGAATATGTTTTTCATTCTGCACTACGTATTTCAGCTAGAAAATGCTCTACCGAATATTCTTAATTTCTGGATTTATACGCTGCTCGGCTTGGGAGTATACATGACCTACCGCTACCTCAAAGAGCAGCCACCACGATCTACTGAACTGAGGGAAGTAGAAATGAAACTAACGGAAACTGAGTACTTCAGCTTTGCGGCGGAAGGCCAGGCGTACCAACTTCCGCTAGAGAATATTATGTATCTAGAAAGCCTAGAAAACTACGTGAAGATTCATACTCAAGAAAAGACCTACCTAGCCCGACTTCCTCTAAAAGAAGCTGAGCAACGGCTCCCTAGCCCGCTCTTTATCCGCGTAAGCCGCTCTCACATTCTCAACACCTCTCACATCCACACTCGCAATCCGGATTTCTTGAAGATCGGCGAACAGCAGTTTAAGATTGGGAAGGTGTATAAGAAGTACGTAGAGGATCAGTTGGCCTTATGA